From Chromohalobacter canadensis, one genomic window encodes:
- a CDS encoding N-acetylmuramoyl-L-alanine amidase, producing MSHVAPAQAADVDNIRLWAAPDHVRVVFDLSDEVDSSVFKLDDPRRLVVDLKDAKLAFDPDDIDTGDSAIETLRTGRRNGDDLRVVFDLNRKIEPHHFLLPPTDQYGYRLVVDLDYPGEGALDEPVDPIAAMIRDQEMEAERDLRQAEAEGTSPSAALAKRDSQAKPHPKRDIIVAVDPGHGGEDPGATGPSGTYEKDVVLAIARKVQAYISGTSGFKAFLTRDSDYYVGLRKRTLLAREQKADFFVSVHADAVKSRGPTGSSVYALSKNGATSESARWLAESENRSDLIGGVDGNLDLSDKDEVLRGVLLDLTMTATMNDSLSVGGQVLDKLGRVNRLHRSQVEQAGFVVLKSPDIPSLLVETGFISNPGEEKKLLSSAFQEKIADAIGDGIIAHFRRHPPPSSLLAWQRDQGRGEGPGEYRVQKGDTLSQVAARHDVTMLALKQANDLSGDILRVGQVLKIPHS from the coding sequence ATGAGTCATGTGGCGCCTGCGCAGGCCGCCGACGTCGACAATATCCGTCTCTGGGCGGCTCCTGACCATGTGCGCGTGGTCTTCGACCTCTCCGACGAGGTGGATAGTTCCGTGTTCAAGCTCGACGACCCGCGCCGCCTGGTGGTCGACTTGAAGGACGCGAAACTGGCCTTCGATCCGGACGATATCGACACGGGCGACAGCGCGATAGAGACGTTGCGAACCGGGCGGCGCAACGGTGATGATCTACGCGTGGTCTTCGATCTCAACAGGAAGATAGAGCCCCACCACTTCTTGTTGCCGCCCACCGATCAGTATGGCTATCGCCTTGTGGTCGATCTCGACTATCCGGGCGAGGGCGCGCTGGACGAGCCTGTCGATCCCATCGCGGCCATGATTCGCGACCAGGAAATGGAAGCCGAGCGAGATCTGAGGCAGGCCGAGGCCGAAGGGACGTCGCCAAGCGCGGCGTTGGCCAAGCGCGACAGCCAGGCGAAACCTCACCCCAAGCGCGATATCATCGTTGCCGTCGACCCCGGCCACGGGGGCGAAGATCCGGGGGCAACCGGACCTAGCGGTACGTATGAAAAGGACGTCGTATTGGCCATTGCACGCAAGGTCCAGGCCTATATTAGTGGCACCTCGGGGTTCAAGGCCTTCCTGACGCGAGATAGTGATTACTACGTGGGCCTGCGCAAAAGGACATTGCTGGCACGCGAGCAGAAAGCCGATTTCTTCGTCTCGGTGCATGCCGATGCGGTCAAGAGCCGGGGCCCCACCGGTAGCTCCGTCTATGCGCTGTCCAAGAACGGGGCTACCTCGGAGAGCGCGCGTTGGCTGGCCGAGTCGGAAAACCGTTCCGACCTGATTGGTGGTGTCGATGGCAACCTCGACCTGTCCGACAAGGACGAGGTGCTGCGCGGTGTCTTGCTTGACCTGACCATGACCGCGACGATGAATGACTCACTAAGCGTCGGCGGTCAGGTGCTCGATAAGCTGGGACGCGTCAATCGTCTGCATCGTTCACAAGTCGAGCAGGCGGGCTTCGTGGTGCTGAAATCACCTGACATCCCGTCGTTGCTGGTCGAAACCGGGTTCATCTCCAATCCTGGCGAAGAAAAGAAGCTGCTCTCGTCTGCGTTTCAGGAGAAGATTGCGGACGCCATCGGTGATGGGATCATCGCGCATTTTCGCCGCCACCCACCGCCTAGCAGCCTGTTAGCCTGGCAACGCGACCAAGGGCGTGGCGAAGGGCCCGGCGAATATCGTGTGCAAAAGGGTGATACCTTGTCTCAGGTCGCGGCGCGGCATGATGTGACGATGCTGGCGCTCAAGCAGGCCAACGATCTTAGCGGCGATATCCTGCGCGTGGGCCAGGTGCTGAAGATCCCTCATTCGTGA
- the mutL gene encoding DNA mismatch repair endonuclease MutL: MTESRRIHILDPRLANQIAAGEVVERPASVLKELAENAIDAGSQRIEIDLEAGGARLIRVRDDGRGIAEDDLPLALSRHATSKIASLDDLEGVDSLGFRGEALASISSVSRLELVSNTQDEPSAGWRVVAEGRQMEPRVSPAPHPRGSSVVVRDLFFNTPARRKFLRTEKTEFGHVEETFRRLVLSRYDIAWVLRHNQKVVHQLRAGDEPAAMERRVGALLGRKFLENALHVDIEATGLRLWGWVGLPTHSRAQADQQYFFVNGRVVRDRLVAHAVRQAYRDVLFHGRHPVFVLYLELDPHVVDVNVHPTKHEVRFRDGRLVHDFLFSSLHRALADVRPNEPTSPDAAPASAGDEVSTPGAPTTAANEQPRWQQQGMALGADQERPAAHRVREFMAGYQALHPEHEEQLLTPQPQRTAPEAPVAAEPDVQAKAMPEADATQAPPLGYAVAQLHGVYILSQTARGLVVVDMHAAHERITYERMKQQVHGDGQALGRLQTQPLLVPMSLAVSTREVETAERERETFERLGVELDVAGPETLLVRRVPVLLDNADVESLIHGMLADLERFGRSDRVEAHINELLSSMSCHGSVRANRRLTVPEMNALLRDMERTERSGQCNHGRPTWTEMSMHELDKLFLRGQ; encoded by the coding sequence ATGACTGAATCCCGACGCATCCACATCCTTGATCCCAGGCTCGCCAACCAGATCGCGGCCGGCGAGGTCGTCGAGCGACCGGCTTCGGTATTGAAGGAACTGGCCGAGAACGCCATCGATGCCGGCAGCCAGCGCATCGAGATCGATCTCGAAGCCGGTGGCGCCCGCTTGATTCGTGTGCGTGACGATGGGCGGGGTATCGCCGAAGACGATCTGCCGCTGGCACTGTCACGGCATGCGACGAGCAAGATCGCCTCGCTGGACGATCTCGAAGGCGTAGATAGCCTCGGTTTTCGCGGCGAGGCGCTGGCCTCGATCAGTTCCGTCTCGCGACTCGAGCTCGTTTCCAATACGCAGGATGAGCCGAGCGCGGGCTGGCGTGTGGTCGCCGAAGGGCGTCAGATGGAGCCTCGAGTGAGTCCCGCGCCACATCCACGTGGCAGCTCGGTCGTGGTCCGCGACCTGTTCTTCAATACCCCGGCGCGACGCAAGTTTCTGCGTACCGAGAAGACCGAATTCGGCCATGTTGAAGAGACGTTTCGGCGGCTGGTGCTATCGCGCTACGACATCGCTTGGGTGCTGCGTCACAATCAGAAGGTCGTGCATCAGCTGCGAGCGGGCGATGAGCCGGCGGCGATGGAGCGGCGTGTTGGCGCGCTGCTGGGACGCAAGTTCCTCGAGAATGCCCTGCATGTGGATATAGAAGCGACCGGTTTGCGCCTGTGGGGGTGGGTCGGGCTGCCGACGCATTCCCGTGCACAGGCAGACCAGCAGTATTTCTTCGTCAATGGCCGCGTCGTGCGTGATCGTCTGGTTGCCCATGCCGTGCGTCAAGCCTATCGCGATGTGCTGTTTCACGGCCGCCACCCGGTTTTTGTGCTCTATCTGGAGCTCGATCCGCACGTGGTCGATGTCAACGTGCATCCCACCAAGCATGAAGTCCGCTTTCGCGATGGGCGCCTGGTGCACGACTTCCTGTTCTCGAGCCTGCACCGTGCGCTGGCCGATGTCCGCCCCAACGAGCCCACCTCGCCAGACGCGGCACCTGCAAGTGCAGGTGACGAGGTGTCGACACCGGGGGCGCCGACGACTGCGGCCAATGAGCAACCACGCTGGCAACAGCAGGGCATGGCCTTGGGCGCCGATCAGGAGCGTCCTGCGGCCCATCGCGTGCGCGAATTCATGGCCGGTTACCAGGCACTGCATCCAGAGCATGAAGAGCAGCTGTTGACGCCGCAGCCGCAGCGCACCGCACCCGAGGCGCCGGTGGCAGCTGAGCCCGATGTCCAAGCGAAGGCGATGCCCGAGGCCGATGCGACCCAGGCGCCGCCACTAGGCTATGCGGTGGCGCAGCTGCATGGTGTCTATATTCTCTCGCAGACCGCACGCGGGCTGGTCGTGGTCGACATGCATGCCGCGCACGAGCGCATTACCTATGAGCGCATGAAGCAGCAAGTGCATGGCGACGGACAAGCCCTGGGACGGTTGCAGACACAGCCGCTGCTGGTGCCGATGTCGCTGGCGGTCAGCACGCGCGAGGTTGAAACCGCCGAGCGCGAGCGCGAGACCTTCGAGCGCTTGGGAGTCGAGTTGGACGTCGCGGGTCCGGAGACGCTACTCGTGCGCCGGGTGCCGGTGTTGCTCGACAATGCCGATGTCGAATCGCTGATTCATGGCATGCTGGCCGATCTTGAACGTTTCGGGCGGTCGGACAGGGTCGAAGCGCATATCAATGAATTGCTTTCCAGCATGTCGTGCCATGGCAGTGTGCGGGCCAATCGTCGGCTGACAGTGCCCGAGATGAATGCCTTGCTGCGTGATATGGAGCGCACTGAACGCAGCGGGCAATGCAATCACGGGCGGCCGACCTGGACCGAGATGTCGATGCACGAGTTGGATAAGCTGTTTCTCCGTGGCCAGTAA
- the miaA gene encoding tRNA (adenosine(37)-N6)-dimethylallyltransferase MiaA, whose translation MNDTRPLAILLMGPTAAGKTDLAIALRERLGGELVSVDSAMIYRGMDIGTAKPSAEELARAPHRLIDIRDPADTYSAAEFREDALAEMRDISSQGRIPILVGGTMMYIKRLIDGVAELPARDAALRDELALRAKREGLEALHAELAQVDPVAAKTIHPHNRQRLLRALEVYRLTGRALGELWAEQPRETFPWRLVSIALAPTERRVLHARIAQRFEDMLAGGFREEVAALRARGDLHRGFPAIRCVGYRQMWEHMDGETDEATMRERGIAATRQLAKRQLTWLRNWQGVQWVDSEASDMHEQVLKIVRGSGT comes from the coding sequence ATGAACGATACGCGGCCACTGGCCATCCTCTTGATGGGCCCGACGGCGGCCGGCAAAACCGATTTGGCTATCGCCTTGCGCGAGCGCTTGGGCGGCGAACTGGTCAGCGTCGACTCGGCGATGATCTATCGCGGCATGGACATCGGCACCGCGAAACCTTCGGCGGAAGAGTTGGCGCGAGCGCCGCATCGCCTGATCGACATTCGCGACCCCGCCGACACGTACTCCGCCGCTGAATTCCGCGAGGACGCCCTGGCCGAGATGCGCGACATCTCGTCGCAGGGGCGTATCCCGATACTCGTGGGTGGCACCATGATGTATATCAAGCGTTTGATCGATGGCGTCGCGGAACTGCCCGCTCGCGATGCCGCATTGCGCGATGAGCTGGCCCTGCGCGCCAAGCGCGAGGGGTTGGAAGCGCTGCATGCAGAGCTCGCGCAGGTCGATCCGGTCGCTGCGAAGACCATCCATCCGCATAATCGTCAGCGCCTGTTGCGGGCGCTGGAAGTGTATCGCCTCACCGGCCGAGCATTAGGCGAGCTATGGGCCGAGCAGCCCCGTGAAACCTTTCCTTGGCGCCTCGTGTCCATAGCGCTGGCGCCTACCGAGCGTCGGGTGCTGCATGCGCGTATCGCGCAGCGCTTCGAAGACATGCTGGCAGGAGGCTTCCGCGAGGAAGTCGCCGCTCTCAGAGCGCGTGGCGATTTGCATCGTGGGTTCCCCGCGATTCGCTGTGTCGGCTATCGTCAGATGTGGGAGCATATGGATGGCGAGACTGATGAGGCGACGATGCGCGAGCGTGGCATAGCGGCGACGCGGCAACTCGCCAAGCGTCAGTTGACCTGGCTGCGCAATTGGCAAGGCGTGCAGTGGGTCGATAGCGAGGCGAGCGATATGCACGAGCAGGTATTGAAAATCGTGCGCGGAAGCGGCACTTAG
- the hfq gene encoding RNA chaperone Hfq — MSKGQSLQDPYLNILRKERIPVSIFLVNGIKLQGQVESFDQFVILLRNTVSQMVYKHAISTVVPSRNVRLPVQDPNAPAEEDV, encoded by the coding sequence ATGTCCAAAGGACAGTCCCTTCAAGATCCGTACTTGAACATTCTGCGCAAGGAGCGCATTCCGGTCTCCATCTTTTTGGTGAACGGTATTAAATTGCAGGGACAGGTCGAGTCTTTCGATCAGTTCGTCATCCTGCTGCGCAATACCGTCAGCCAGATGGTGTACAAGCACGCCATTTCCACTGTCGTGCCATCCCGCAACGTGCGTCTTCCCGTCCAGGACCCGAATGCTCCGGCGGAAGAAGACGTTTGA
- the hflX gene encoding ribosome rescue GTPase HflX — protein sequence MFFERPDAGETAVLVHVDFHDEQEREDPGEFLELVRSSGVTPATLIEGSRRRPDPKTFIGSGKLEEIREVRELHGAEVVIFNHALSPSQERNLERALKSRVLDRTGLILDIFAQRARTHEGKLQVELAQLEYMSTRLVRGWTHLERQKGGIGLRGPGETQLETDRRLLNGRIKAIHKRLEKVRTQRDQNRRARARAEIPSVSLVGYTNAGKSTLFNALTQSDVYTADQLFATLDPTLRRIEVEDVGPVVMADTVGFIRHLPHKLVEAFRATLQEATEASLLVHVIDAADPDRDFNVAQVDAVLEEIGAAEVPRLLVMNKIDLLDSAPRLERDGHGRPQIVWLSARDARGFELLHQALGELLAEELLETSLTLEPEQGRLRASLHELNAVQQEQFDEQGRILLDIRLPRRDFFQLMARLGEKAAHYLPPGALDRPEWERD from the coding sequence TTGTTTTTCGAACGTCCCGACGCCGGTGAAACGGCGGTTCTCGTCCATGTGGATTTCCACGACGAACAGGAACGTGAAGACCCGGGAGAATTCCTGGAGTTGGTGCGTTCCTCGGGTGTGACGCCGGCGACTCTCATCGAGGGCAGTCGGCGTCGTCCCGATCCCAAGACATTTATCGGCAGCGGTAAGCTGGAGGAGATTCGCGAGGTACGCGAACTTCACGGCGCCGAAGTCGTCATTTTCAATCATGCCTTGTCGCCTTCGCAGGAGCGCAATCTGGAACGCGCCCTGAAAAGTCGCGTGCTGGATCGCACGGGTTTGATACTGGATATATTCGCGCAACGTGCGCGTACGCACGAAGGCAAGCTGCAGGTCGAGCTGGCACAGCTAGAGTACATGTCGACGCGCCTGGTGCGTGGATGGACCCACCTGGAGCGCCAGAAAGGCGGGATCGGCTTGCGCGGCCCAGGGGAAACCCAGCTCGAGACCGACCGCCGCTTGTTGAATGGTCGTATCAAGGCGATTCACAAGCGGTTGGAGAAGGTCCGCACACAGCGCGATCAGAATCGCCGTGCGCGGGCGCGTGCCGAGATTCCCAGCGTGTCCCTGGTGGGCTATACCAATGCTGGTAAGTCAACGCTGTTCAATGCTTTGACCCAGTCAGATGTGTACACCGCTGATCAGCTGTTCGCCACGCTCGACCCGACGTTGCGTCGCATCGAGGTGGAAGATGTCGGACCGGTGGTCATGGCTGATACGGTGGGGTTCATCCGCCATCTGCCACACAAGCTGGTGGAGGCGTTTCGTGCCACCTTGCAGGAAGCGACTGAGGCCTCGTTATTGGTGCATGTCATCGATGCGGCGGACCCGGATCGCGATTTCAATGTGGCGCAGGTCGATGCAGTGCTCGAGGAAATCGGTGCCGCTGAGGTGCCGCGGCTGCTGGTCATGAATAAAATCGACCTCTTGGACAGCGCTCCACGTCTTGAGCGTGACGGACACGGTCGCCCGCAGATCGTGTGGCTATCGGCGCGTGATGCACGCGGCTTTGAATTGCTGCATCAAGCACTCGGCGAGCTGCTGGCTGAAGAGCTGCTCGAGACGAGTTTGACGCTGGAGCCCGAGCAGGGAAGATTGCGGGCATCGCTGCATGAGTTGAATGCCGTGCAGCAAGAACAATTTGACGAGCAGGGCCGAATCCTGCTGGATATCCGTCTGCCTAGACGCGATTTCTTTCAGTTGATGGCCCGTCTCGGCGAGAAGGCAGCACATTATTTGCCGCCGGGAGCCCTCGATCGCCCGGAGTGGGAGCGCGACTGA
- the hflK gene encoding FtsH protease activity modulator HflK — protein sequence MAWNEPGGGNQQDPWSGGGRRGSGNGSGGGNGGNNQGPPDLDEALKKFQDKLSRLMGKRGKRGGDSNGGGSGGKGNPFILPGVLVIIVLAIWAGSGFYVVDQSERGVVLRFGKYYDTVNPGLHWSPTFVDQVTRVNVTEVRSFRQNASMLTSDTNIVTVRLSAQYQVANPRDYVLNVRDPEQSLRNALDSTLRHVVGASGMQNVLTSTTEVEEVKQIDEGGKVPDMPETVEDPSELPVVTMTPPVPDSLLSGREELGPEVAKRLQESLDAYGLGLRLQTVNLESTQAPDQVQDAVDDVIRSREDRQRLINEARAYENALQPRTEGEAQRFIEEATGYRNTVVSDAEGQTSRFLAVLGEYQQAPEVTRQRLYLDTVSEVLGNNRKALIDVGSQNNSMIYLPLDQLGKPRAGGSGVDSQDIRELESVFQQVQNEPLSGSDNSSGQRQSSGISREGR from the coding sequence ATGGCTTGGAACGAGCCTGGTGGTGGCAATCAGCAGGACCCGTGGAGCGGCGGCGGTCGCCGCGGCAGCGGTAATGGTAGCGGTGGGGGCAATGGTGGCAACAACCAAGGCCCACCCGATCTCGACGAGGCGCTGAAGAAGTTTCAGGACAAGCTTAGTCGTTTGATGGGTAAGCGCGGCAAGCGTGGTGGCGATAGCAACGGCGGCGGATCGGGAGGCAAGGGGAATCCCTTCATCCTGCCGGGTGTGCTAGTGATCATTGTATTGGCCATCTGGGCCGGGTCCGGTTTCTACGTGGTCGATCAGTCTGAACGTGGCGTAGTGCTGCGCTTCGGCAAGTATTACGATACGGTGAATCCCGGTCTGCATTGGAGCCCGACCTTTGTCGATCAAGTGACGAGGGTGAACGTCACCGAGGTGCGCTCGTTCCGTCAGAATGCTTCCATGCTGACGAGCGATACCAACATCGTGACGGTACGCCTCTCCGCCCAGTATCAGGTCGCCAATCCTCGCGACTATGTGCTTAATGTGCGTGATCCCGAGCAGAGCCTGCGCAACGCACTGGACTCCACGTTGCGTCATGTCGTGGGTGCGAGTGGCATGCAGAACGTGCTGACCAGTACCACTGAGGTCGAAGAAGTCAAACAGATCGATGAAGGTGGCAAGGTACCGGATATGCCGGAAACCGTGGAAGATCCCAGCGAATTGCCGGTGGTCACCATGACGCCGCCGGTCCCGGATTCGTTGCTCAGTGGCCGTGAGGAGCTTGGCCCCGAGGTCGCCAAGCGGCTCCAGGAGTCGCTGGATGCTTATGGATTGGGGCTGCGTTTGCAGACCGTCAACCTGGAAAGCACCCAGGCGCCGGACCAGGTTCAAGATGCCGTGGACGACGTGATTCGCTCACGCGAGGATCGTCAGCGCTTGATCAACGAAGCACGGGCCTACGAGAATGCCCTGCAGCCCCGCACCGAAGGGGAAGCGCAGCGCTTTATCGAGGAAGCCACCGGTTATCGTAATACCGTGGTGTCGGATGCCGAAGGTCAAACCAGCCGCTTCCTGGCCGTGTTGGGCGAATACCAGCAGGCGCCGGAAGTGACACGCCAACGTCTCTACTTGGATACGGTGAGTGAGGTGTTGGGTAACAACCGCAAGGCATTGATCGATGTTGGTTCTCAGAATAACTCGATGATCTATCTACCGCTTGATCAGCTAGGTAAGCCTCGCGCCGGTGGTAGCGGTGTTGACTCGCAAGATATACGTGAACTTGAGTCGGTCTTCCAGCAGGTTCAAAACGAACCACTTTCTGGTAGCGACAACAGCAGTGGTCAGCGCCAGTCGAGCGGAATTTCGCGGGAGGGTCGTTAA
- the hflC gene encoding protease modulator HflC, producing the protein MVNNRALGIVALLAVGAWIASSSLYVVTEKQRAIKLRFGEVVQADIEPGLHVKWPVLNTVRFFDARVQMLESTESRFLTARRNALIVDSYVKWQVVDPSLYYQSTRGEVSRAEDLIAPRVDESLRNAFGSREVDKIISEERNEMLEEPQEQLDKRLREEVGVAILDIRLKRVELPQEVQQAVFQRMRTERNAEARQYRAQGEEQAERIRARADRERQVTLADARKKAETLRGEGDAKAAEIYASAYTQDQDFFNFYRSLQAYRNSFDKGDDMLLLSPDSEFFRYFRSPTGEASSNDE; encoded by the coding sequence ATGGTCAACAATCGTGCCTTGGGTATCGTCGCATTGCTGGCTGTGGGGGCCTGGATCGCCAGTTCCAGCTTGTATGTGGTGACAGAGAAGCAGCGTGCCATCAAGTTACGCTTCGGTGAGGTGGTACAGGCCGATATCGAGCCTGGCTTGCATGTAAAATGGCCGGTGCTCAACACCGTGCGCTTCTTCGATGCGCGCGTGCAGATGCTGGAAAGCACCGAAAGCCGCTTCCTGACAGCGCGTCGCAATGCCTTGATCGTCGACTCTTACGTCAAGTGGCAGGTCGTCGATCCCAGCTTGTACTATCAGTCCACACGAGGAGAGGTATCGCGTGCTGAGGACCTCATCGCGCCGCGCGTTGATGAAAGCCTGCGTAATGCCTTCGGTAGCCGTGAAGTGGACAAGATCATTAGCGAAGAACGCAACGAGATGCTCGAGGAGCCTCAAGAACAGCTGGATAAACGACTGCGTGAAGAGGTGGGTGTCGCGATACTGGATATTCGCCTCAAGCGTGTCGAACTCCCTCAAGAAGTTCAGCAGGCGGTTTTCCAGCGCATGCGTACCGAGCGTAATGCCGAAGCGCGTCAGTATCGCGCCCAAGGTGAGGAACAGGCCGAGCGTATTCGCGCCCGGGCCGATCGTGAGCGTCAGGTGACGTTGGCGGATGCGCGCAAGAAGGCCGAGACGCTGCGTGGTGAAGGTGATGCCAAGGCTGCGGAGATCTATGCCAGCGCTTATACGCAGGATCAAGACTTCTTCAATTTCTATCGCTCCCTGCAAGCGTACCGGAACAGCTTCGACAAGGGCGACGATATGCTGTTGTTGAGTCCGGATAGCGAGTTCTTCCGCTATTTCCGGTCGCCGACCGGCGAGGCGAGTAGCAACGACGAATAA
- a CDS encoding ATP phosphoribosyltransferase regulatory subunit, which produces MTIADRWLLPDGMDEVLPPQATRMEQLRRALLDLYDRWGYDLVIPPTVEFLDSLLTGTGTDLDLQTFKLTDQLSGRMMGASADVTPQVARMDAHSLKRSGPARLCYCTTVLRAKADQHQGGRSPTQVGVELFGHAGLDADIEVLRLALTGLEVAGAGETHLALSHIGIYRALVHAAALNAESEYALFEAIERKAFNDVDALVARDVRDPALAEMLQTLPRLYGGQEVLDQAREVFAGAPPAVAAALDELQALCRAVTANHLQAEVYIDLAELRGYQYHTGMVFAAYVPGYGQALAKGGRYDDTGRAFGRARPATGFSMDLKLLASLIESGPRGDGIWAPADDRATLTQAIAHLRAAGERVIQALPGQRVGPREQRCDRQLVETNGEWRVEPLA; this is translated from the coding sequence ATGACCATCGCTGACCGCTGGCTGCTTCCCGACGGAATGGATGAAGTACTTCCGCCTCAGGCGACGCGCATGGAGCAACTGCGTCGTGCGTTGCTCGATCTGTATGATCGCTGGGGATATGATTTGGTGATTCCTCCGACGGTCGAGTTTCTCGATTCGCTGTTGACCGGCACGGGGACCGATCTCGATCTGCAGACGTTCAAGCTGACCGACCAGCTTTCCGGTCGGATGATGGGCGCCAGCGCGGATGTGACGCCGCAGGTGGCGCGTATGGATGCGCATTCATTGAAGCGCAGTGGGCCGGCACGACTTTGCTATTGCACGACCGTGTTGCGTGCCAAGGCCGACCAACACCAGGGAGGGCGCAGCCCGACTCAGGTTGGTGTGGAGCTTTTCGGCCATGCGGGGTTGGATGCGGACATCGAGGTGTTGCGGCTGGCACTCACGGGGCTGGAAGTCGCCGGGGCCGGCGAAACTCACCTGGCGCTCAGCCATATCGGCATCTATCGTGCTTTGGTGCACGCGGCGGCATTGAATGCGGAAAGCGAGTATGCGCTTTTCGAAGCCATCGAGCGCAAGGCCTTCAACGACGTCGATGCCCTGGTCGCGCGGGACGTGCGTGACCCCGCGTTGGCCGAGATGCTGCAAACGTTGCCGCGTCTTTACGGCGGCCAAGAGGTGCTCGACCAGGCCCGCGAGGTCTTTGCGGGCGCGCCTCCCGCCGTCGCGGCGGCGCTGGATGAACTTCAGGCGTTGTGCCGGGCCGTCACGGCCAATCATCTACAGGCCGAGGTGTATATCGACCTGGCCGAATTGCGCGGGTATCAATATCACACGGGTATGGTGTTTGCGGCTTATGTGCCTGGTTACGGTCAGGCCTTGGCCAAGGGAGGGCGCTACGACGACACCGGACGCGCCTTCGGTCGGGCGCGCCCGGCGACGGGATTTTCCATGGATCTCAAGCTGTTGGCTTCGCTCATCGAGAGCGGTCCGCGCGGCGATGGTATCTGGGCGCCTGCCGACGATCGCGCCACGCTTACCCAGGCCATTGCGCATCTGCGTGCTGCCGGTGAGCGCGTCATTCAGGCGTTGCCAGGGCAGCGTGTGGGGCCTCGCGAACAGCGTTGTGATCGACAGCTAGTGGAAACCAACGGCGAATGGCGGGTCGAACCGCTCGCGTAA
- a CDS encoding adenylosuccinate synthase has product MGKNVVVLGTQWGDEGKGKVVDLLTESAATVVRFQGGHNAGHTLVIDGEKTVLHLIPSGVLRADKTCVIGNGVVLSPEALMEEIRELEAKDVPVRERLRLSPACPLILPYHVRLDQAREKARGVAKIGTTGRGIGPAYEDKVARRGLRLGDILHRERFASKLGEVLDYHNFVLTQYHNEPPVDFQQVLDQAMEMAEELRPMVCDTVSLVHEMRKAGDNILFEGAQGSLLDIDHGTYPYVTSSNTTAGGTATGSGVGPLYLDYVLGITKAYTTRVGSGPFPTEIFDEFGRHLAEKGHEFGATTGRARRCGWFDAVALRHAVQINSVSGLCLTKLDVLDGLENIRVCVGYRSKDGATIDNPVDSEGYAVIEPLYQDLPGWSESTLGVKRIEDLPKNARAYISFLEEQTGVPIDIISTGPDRNETIVLRNPFFD; this is encoded by the coding sequence ATGGGCAAGAACGTAGTCGTATTGGGCACCCAGTGGGGTGACGAAGGCAAGGGCAAGGTCGTCGACCTGCTGACGGAATCCGCCGCCACGGTGGTCCGCTTTCAGGGTGGCCACAACGCCGGCCATACGCTGGTCATCGATGGTGAGAAAACTGTCCTGCATTTGATCCCGTCCGGCGTGCTGCGCGCCGACAAGACGTGTGTGATCGGTAATGGGGTCGTGCTCTCGCCGGAAGCGTTGATGGAAGAAATCCGCGAGCTGGAAGCGAAAGACGTGCCTGTGCGTGAACGGCTTCGCTTGTCCCCGGCCTGTCCTCTGATTCTGCCGTACCACGTGCGCCTCGATCAGGCGCGCGAAAAGGCGCGTGGCGTTGCCAAGATCGGCACCACCGGCCGAGGAATCGGACCGGCTTACGAGGACAAGGTCGCGCGGCGTGGGCTGCGCCTGGGCGATATCCTGCATCGCGAACGTTTCGCGTCGAAGCTGGGCGAGGTGCTCGATTACCACAATTTTGTGTTGACGCAGTACCACAACGAGCCACCGGTGGACTTTCAGCAGGTACTCGACCAGGCGATGGAAATGGCCGAGGAGCTTCGCCCGATGGTCTGCGATACCGTGTCGTTGGTACATGAGATGCGCAAGGCCGGCGATAATATCCTGTTTGAAGGGGCGCAGGGCTCGTTGCTGGATATCGATCACGGCACTTATCCGTATGTGACGAGCTCCAATACCACGGCAGGGGGCACGGCAACGGGCTCGGGCGTGGGGCCGCTATATCTTGATTACGTGCTGGGGATTACCAAGGCCTACACCACGCGTGTCGGGTCAGGGCCGTTTCCCACCGAGATTTTCGATGAGTTCGGCCGGCACTTGGCAGAGAAAGGCCATGAGTTCGGTGCCACGACGGGGCGCGCGCGGCGCTGTGGCTGGTTCGATGCCGTGGCGCTGCGCCACGCGGTGCAGATCAATTCGGTATCGGGGTTATGCCTGACCAAGTTGGACGTGCTCGATGGCCTGGAAAACATTCGGGTTTGCGTGGGATATCGCAGCAAGGATGGCGCCACTATCGATAACCCGGTCGATTCCGAAGGCTATGCAGTCATCGAACCGCTTTATCAGGACTTGCCTGGCTGGAGCGAGTCGACGCTGGGAGTCAAGCGCATCGAAGACCTGCCCAAGAACGCACGGGCCTATATCAGTTTTCTCGAGGAGCAGACGGGGGTGCCGATCGACATCATCTCCACGGGGCCTGATCGCAACGAGACCATCGTGCTGCGCAACCCGTTCTTTGACTAG